Proteins encoded in a region of the Magallana gigas chromosome 8, xbMagGiga1.1, whole genome shotgun sequence genome:
- the LOC136270885 gene encoding uncharacterized protein has protein sequence MRDNATATDTFGRSYVKDVPEFLKNRPPSFIKHCMSKMELADTISANEVLSLGNRTYKVKSQSDPGQRTGYQVTMDNGNGMPSCGCHAWMWTLLPCKHIFAVIQHTEFSWEDLPPEYLSSPYFNIDSHVIGIPEPIPSEALEEEEVENESFDGATHFGDSDGDDASQLIDLPSAKRGPKSLKALAVQCREKLSLLQNATYLCQSEDAFIVLDSNLKEALSAFNSSLYRDSGLCTEAEHIKKKKAVKRPVTQKDVESKKIKMEENMKENMKERKKKSKRGKKRLPLKLQKKEPICSERVIIEGHEAVPNTIQEDIAEMVKKMSQNEVDILIDNARLSSSISTDKVARTGLALLEQLFPSEDSDNSDYDAIIEAIINDAKKLCPGLEEQHTFRFALLLLWTLVKKGKFQLHRNIEKEDEEARNSMAACIEALNSIQSLNPDGKRIIGIIINF, from the exons ATGAGGGATAATGCCACAGCTACAGATACGTTCGGACGATCCTACGTAAAAGATGTACCAGAGTTTTTGAAGAACAGACCTCCAAGCTTCATAAAGCACTGCATGTCAAAAATGGAATTAGCAGACACCATCAGTGCAAATGAAGTTTTATCTCTGGGCAACAGAACATACAAG GTGAAAAGTCAATCTGACCCTGGACAAAGAACAGGTTACCAGGTCACAATGGACAATGGAAATGGGATGCCAAGCTGTGGTTGCCATGCATGGATGTGGACATTACTCCCCTGCAAGCACATCTTTGCTGTCATACAGCACACAGAATTTTCATGGGAAGATTTACCACCTGAGTACCTCTCCTCCCCATATTTTAACATTGACTCCCATGTGATTGGCATTCCGGAACCTATTCCATCCGAGGCACTTGAGGAAGAGGAAGTGGAAAATGAGAGCTTTGATGGCGCAACACACTTTGGTGATTCCGATGGAGATGATGCCTCACAACTCATTGACCTTCCTTCAGCTAAGAGAGGTCCAAAGTCTCTAAAAGCATTGGCAGTTCAATGTAGAGAAAAACTTTCACTTTTGCAGAATGCCACTTATCTCTGCCAGAGTGAAGATGCTTTTATAGTACTGGATTCCAACCTTAAGGAAGCTTTGAGTGCCTTTAACAGTAGTCTGTACAGAGACAGTGGACTCTGTACAGAAGCTGAacatataaagaaaaagaagGCTGTAAAACGACCAGTAACACAAAAAGACGtggaaagtaaaaaaatcaaaatggaagaGAATATGAAAGAGAatatgaaagaaagaaaaaagaagtcAAAAAGAGGAAAGAAAAGGCTTCCACTGAAGTTACAAAAGAAAGAACCCATATGTAGTGAAAGAGTCATCATAGAGGGACATGAAGCAGTTCCCAATACAATACAGGAAGATATTGCAG AGATGGTGAAAAAGATGTCACAAAATGAGGTTGATATATTGATTGATAATGCCAGGTTATCAAGCAGTATTTCCACAGATAAAGTTGCTCGTACGGGTCTCGCTTTATTAGAGCAGCTTTTCCCATCTGAAGACAGTGATAACAGTGACTATGATGCTATTATTGAAGCAATCATTAATGATGCCAAAAAACTGTGTCCTGGCCTGGAGGAACAGCACACTTTTCGGTTTGCATTACTGCTTCTATGGACACTTG TGAAAAAAGGAAAGTTTCAGTTGCATCGAAATATTGAGAAGGAGGATGAAGAGGCAAGAAATTCCATGGCAGCTTGTATTGAAGCACTAAATTCTATTCAGTCATTGAATCCTGATGGAAAAAGAATTAttggtataataataaatttttaa
- the LOC105342123 gene encoding mitochondrial proton/calcium exchanger protein isoform X2: MPYRYLICTSTKTFSNDLLRKLAPLTCCHGSQQTRCSKGRTHNRHFYTSHKLSSKLPHRPHSHWFNENKQFIQNCNYFKTNYVICCAPHRRFPGNDVTWIRDYHISTVLFNDEGKKEVKNVESTKISESKDDKPQKDGAAKVVKPVEKSKEVGPPAKKKLSVRIMDELKHYYHGFKLLFKEFRMSTRYMIDVVIFRKSLKRREIKQVIRSTFDILRILPMIILLIIPFMEFAIPVIIKFFPGLLPSTFQPKKTDDMRLKVLKAKIEMTKNMVETIKSSPLISKKTSTAEDFANFVANVRTKGIQPTTEEIMKYSKFFEDELTLENLSRPQLQAMCRVLDLQPMGMDGFLRFSLRMKLKRLKMDDVMIKQEGVDSLTIPELQAANRERGMRALGVSEERLRSQLQQWLDLHLDKNVPASLLLFSRALYLPETLSTEEQLKESIINLPETMTSKEKIAEALALKEKEKEKLEEEKISKVPEVVPVTPPPVEEPVVSEEQPATGVKGLTAKLQSKLADFKAKVDEYDKEATKKRVLKIWKMIRELGEENQREHKKFFEEYKEFLKEGEKVPVMKSEAAPAKGAKVATPVSEEEKKAMATAEAVAAETIMTSEGETQTDPALMLESQPGEELKDLDEQITTEDLEDIEDALYEAAKERAVDLEKEEREEDLEDCEEDVDELKAVVLQEGDVNSKNASKLWKMVNKAVDQLDKQIDDFHDIKDEIQVEIDTREVRLKKSPELQTNLEKREEILSELKKRKKSVISINEMLLAMKRIKKIPDDVRFQKIVQVLDEDRDGRIELVHAMKVIELLGKDNMKLNPKQVSEVTRLVQEELMREEKETLKDKAETLKDKAETFKTEELQSKGDQSAEKSTDSDKKKEKQT; this comes from the exons ATGCCATATCGCTATTTAATATGCACGTCGACAAAAACTTTCTCAAACG ACCTTTTGAGGAAGTTGGCCCCATTGACTTGTTGCCATGGATCACAACAGACACG GTGTTCAAAGGGCCGCACACATAATCGACACTTCTACACAAGTCATAAGTTAAGTTCTAAACTCCCACACCGGCCTCACAGTCACTGGTTTAAcgaaaataaacagtttattcaaaattgtaattatttcaaaacaaactaTGTCATATGCTGTGCTCCACATAGACGATTTCCCGGAAATGATGTAACATGGATACGTGATTATCACATTTCTACTGTCTTGTTCAACGATGAGGGTAAAAAGGAAGTGAAGAATGTCGAATCAACAAAGATATCGGAATCAAAGGATGACAAGCCACAGAAAGATGGCGCGGCAAAGGTGGTTAAACCTGTGGAAAAGTCTAAGGAAGTGGGGCCACCAGCCAAGAAGAAACTGAGTGTCAGAATAATGGACGAACTGAAGCATTATTACCATGGATTTAAGTTACTGTTCAAGGAGTTTCGAATGTCCACCAGGTATATGATTGACGTGGTTATATTTAGGAAATCTCTGAAGAGGCGGGAGATCAAGCAG GTTATTCGATCAACCTTTGACATTCTGCGTATATTACCCATGATCATCCTCCTCATAATCCCATTTATGGAGTTTGCCATTCCAGTCATCATCAAGTTCTTTCCAGGACTTCTCCCCAGTACTTTCCAACCCAAGAAG ACAGATGACATGAGACTGAAAGTGTTGAAGGCAAAGATCGAGATGACCAAGAACATGGTGGAGACGATCAAGAGCTCCCCCCTCATCAGCAAGAAAACCAGCACTGCAGAGGACTTTGCTAACTTTGTGGCCAAT GTCAGGACAAAAGGTATCCAGCCGACCACAGAGGAGATAATGAAGTACTCCAAGTTCTTTGAGGATGAGCTGACGCTTGAGAATCTGAGCCGGCCACAGCTTCAGGCCATGTGTCGCGTCCTTGACTTACAGCCGATGGGAATGGATGGCTTTCTCAGGTTCTCCCTCAGGATGAAACTCAAGCGGCTCAAGATGGATGATGTC ATGATCAAACAGGAAGGAGTGGACAGTCTGACAATTCCAGAACTGCAGGCAGCTAACCGCGAGCGAGGAATGCGAGCACTGGGTGTGTCCGAGGAGCGGCTCAGAAGCCAGCTACAGCAATGGCTGGACCTTCACCTCGACAAGAATGTCCCCGCCTCACTGCTGCTTTTCTCCCGGGCTCTCTATTTGCCAGAGACACTGTCAACAGAGGAACAGCTGAAAGAGTCCATCATTAATCTCCCAGAGACCATG ACATCCAAGGAGAAGATTGCTGAGGCCCTAGCCTTGAAAGAAAAGGAGAAAGAGAAACTAGAGGAGGAGAAAATTTCAAAGGTGCCTGAGGTGGTTCCAGTAACTCCACCTCCTGTTGAAGAGCCGGTGGTGTCTGAGGAGCAGCCTGCCACAGGAGTCAAAGGACTGACTGCCAAACTACAGAGCAAGCTTGCCGACTTCAAGGCGAAGGTGGATGAATATGACAAGGAGGCCACCAAGAAACGAGTGCTGAAGATCTGGAAGATGATCAGAGAGCTTGGCGAAGAGAACCAGCGAGAGCACAAGAAGTTCTTTGAGGAGTATAAAGAGTTCCTGAAGGAGGGAGAAAAAGTCCCAGTGATGAAGAGCGAGGCGGCCCCAGCGAAGGGAGCCAAAGTGGCGACACCTGTCAGCGAGGAAGAGAAGAAG GCAATGGCTACTGCTGAAGCGGTGGCTGCTGAGACCATTATGACATCAGAGGGAGAGACCCAGACAGACCCTGCCCTCATGCTTGAGTCTCAGCCTGGAGAAG AATTGAAGGACCTGGATGAGCAGATAACCACGGAAGATCTGGAAGATATTGAAGACGCTCTGTATGAGGCTGCCAAGGAGAGGGCTGTAGATCTGGAGAAGGAAGAGAGGGAGGAAGATCTGGAAGATTGTGAGGAG GATGTAGATGAACTGAAAGCAGTCGTCCTGCAGGAAGGCGATGTCAACTCAAAGAATGCCAGCAAGCTCTGGAAGATGGTGAACAAGGCGGTGGATCAGCTGGACAAGCAGATCGACGACTTCCACGACATCAAAGACGAGATACAGGTGGAGATTGACACGCGGGAGGTGCGGCTGAAGAAGAGTCCCGAACTCCAGACCAATCTAGAGAAGAGAGAGGAAATACTGTCGGAACTCAAAAAGAGAAA GAAGTCTGTGATTAGCATTAATGAGATGCTGCTAGCTATGAAGAGAATTAAGAAGATTCCGGACGACGTGAGGTTCCAGAAGATTGTCCAGGTGTTGGATGAGGACAGGGATGGGCGGATCGAACTTGTCCATGCCATGAAG GTGATTGAATTGCTAGGAAAGGACAACATGAAATTGAATCCTAAACAGGTGTCTGAAGTGACACGCCTCGTCCAAGAGGAGTTAATGCGAGAGGAAAAAGAGACACTGAAAGATAAGGCAGAGACATTGAAAGACAAAGCAGAGACTTTCAAAACAGAAGAGCTCCAATCCAAGGGAGATCAATCTGCAGAGAAAAGCACTGATTCAGAcaaaaagaaagagaaacaGACATAA
- the LOC105342123 gene encoding mitochondrial proton/calcium exchanger protein isoform X1 — translation MPYRYLICTSTKTFSNDLLRKLAPLTCCHGSQQTRCSKGRTHNRHFYTSHKLSSKLPHRPHSHWFNENKQFIQNCNYFKTNYVICCAPHRRFPGNDVTWIRDYHISTVLFNDEGKKEVKNVESTKISESKDDKPQKDGAAKVVKPVEKSKEVGPPAKKKLSVRIMDELKHYYHGFKLLFKEFRMSTRYMIDVVIFRKSLKRREIKQVIRSTFDILRILPMIILLIIPFMEFAIPVIIKFFPGLLPSTFQPKKTDDMRLKVLKAKIEMTKNMVETIKSSPLISKKTSTAEDFANFVANVRTKGIQPTTEEIMKYSKFFEDELTLENLSRPQLQAMCRVLDLQPMGMDGFLRFSLRMKLKRLKMDDVMIKQEGVDSLTIPELQAANRERGMRALGVSEERLRSQLQQWLDLHLDKNVPASLLLFSRALYLPETLSTEEQLKESIINLPETMTSKEKIAEALALKEKEKEKLEEEKISKVPEVVPVTPPPVEEPVVSEEQPATGVKGLTAKLQSKLADFKAKVDEYDKEATKKRVLKIWKMIRELGEENQREHKKFFEEYKEFLKEGEKVPVMKSEAAPAKGAKVATPVSEEEKKAMATAEAVAAETIMTSEGETQTDPALMLESQPGEELKDLDEQITTEDLEDIEDALYEAAKERAVDLEKEEREEDLEDCEEDVDELKAVVLQEGDVNSKNASKLWKMVNKAVDQLDKQIDDFHDIKDEIQVEIDTREVRLKKSPELQTNLEKREEILSELKKRKSSDAEQRKSVISINEMLLAMKRIKKIPDDVRFQKIVQVLDEDRDGRIELVHAMKVIELLGKDNMKLNPKQVSEVTRLVQEELMREEKETLKDKAETLKDKAETFKTEELQSKGDQSAEKSTDSDKKKEKQT, via the exons ATGCCATATCGCTATTTAATATGCACGTCGACAAAAACTTTCTCAAACG ACCTTTTGAGGAAGTTGGCCCCATTGACTTGTTGCCATGGATCACAACAGACACG GTGTTCAAAGGGCCGCACACATAATCGACACTTCTACACAAGTCATAAGTTAAGTTCTAAACTCCCACACCGGCCTCACAGTCACTGGTTTAAcgaaaataaacagtttattcaaaattgtaattatttcaaaacaaactaTGTCATATGCTGTGCTCCACATAGACGATTTCCCGGAAATGATGTAACATGGATACGTGATTATCACATTTCTACTGTCTTGTTCAACGATGAGGGTAAAAAGGAAGTGAAGAATGTCGAATCAACAAAGATATCGGAATCAAAGGATGACAAGCCACAGAAAGATGGCGCGGCAAAGGTGGTTAAACCTGTGGAAAAGTCTAAGGAAGTGGGGCCACCAGCCAAGAAGAAACTGAGTGTCAGAATAATGGACGAACTGAAGCATTATTACCATGGATTTAAGTTACTGTTCAAGGAGTTTCGAATGTCCACCAGGTATATGATTGACGTGGTTATATTTAGGAAATCTCTGAAGAGGCGGGAGATCAAGCAG GTTATTCGATCAACCTTTGACATTCTGCGTATATTACCCATGATCATCCTCCTCATAATCCCATTTATGGAGTTTGCCATTCCAGTCATCATCAAGTTCTTTCCAGGACTTCTCCCCAGTACTTTCCAACCCAAGAAG ACAGATGACATGAGACTGAAAGTGTTGAAGGCAAAGATCGAGATGACCAAGAACATGGTGGAGACGATCAAGAGCTCCCCCCTCATCAGCAAGAAAACCAGCACTGCAGAGGACTTTGCTAACTTTGTGGCCAAT GTCAGGACAAAAGGTATCCAGCCGACCACAGAGGAGATAATGAAGTACTCCAAGTTCTTTGAGGATGAGCTGACGCTTGAGAATCTGAGCCGGCCACAGCTTCAGGCCATGTGTCGCGTCCTTGACTTACAGCCGATGGGAATGGATGGCTTTCTCAGGTTCTCCCTCAGGATGAAACTCAAGCGGCTCAAGATGGATGATGTC ATGATCAAACAGGAAGGAGTGGACAGTCTGACAATTCCAGAACTGCAGGCAGCTAACCGCGAGCGAGGAATGCGAGCACTGGGTGTGTCCGAGGAGCGGCTCAGAAGCCAGCTACAGCAATGGCTGGACCTTCACCTCGACAAGAATGTCCCCGCCTCACTGCTGCTTTTCTCCCGGGCTCTCTATTTGCCAGAGACACTGTCAACAGAGGAACAGCTGAAAGAGTCCATCATTAATCTCCCAGAGACCATG ACATCCAAGGAGAAGATTGCTGAGGCCCTAGCCTTGAAAGAAAAGGAGAAAGAGAAACTAGAGGAGGAGAAAATTTCAAAGGTGCCTGAGGTGGTTCCAGTAACTCCACCTCCTGTTGAAGAGCCGGTGGTGTCTGAGGAGCAGCCTGCCACAGGAGTCAAAGGACTGACTGCCAAACTACAGAGCAAGCTTGCCGACTTCAAGGCGAAGGTGGATGAATATGACAAGGAGGCCACCAAGAAACGAGTGCTGAAGATCTGGAAGATGATCAGAGAGCTTGGCGAAGAGAACCAGCGAGAGCACAAGAAGTTCTTTGAGGAGTATAAAGAGTTCCTGAAGGAGGGAGAAAAAGTCCCAGTGATGAAGAGCGAGGCGGCCCCAGCGAAGGGAGCCAAAGTGGCGACACCTGTCAGCGAGGAAGAGAAGAAG GCAATGGCTACTGCTGAAGCGGTGGCTGCTGAGACCATTATGACATCAGAGGGAGAGACCCAGACAGACCCTGCCCTCATGCTTGAGTCTCAGCCTGGAGAAG AATTGAAGGACCTGGATGAGCAGATAACCACGGAAGATCTGGAAGATATTGAAGACGCTCTGTATGAGGCTGCCAAGGAGAGGGCTGTAGATCTGGAGAAGGAAGAGAGGGAGGAAGATCTGGAAGATTGTGAGGAG GATGTAGATGAACTGAAAGCAGTCGTCCTGCAGGAAGGCGATGTCAACTCAAAGAATGCCAGCAAGCTCTGGAAGATGGTGAACAAGGCGGTGGATCAGCTGGACAAGCAGATCGACGACTTCCACGACATCAAAGACGAGATACAGGTGGAGATTGACACGCGGGAGGTGCGGCTGAAGAAGAGTCCCGAACTCCAGACCAATCTAGAGAAGAGAGAGGAAATACTGTCGGAACTCAAAAAGAGAAA GTCTAGTGATGCTGAGCAAAG GAAGTCTGTGATTAGCATTAATGAGATGCTGCTAGCTATGAAGAGAATTAAGAAGATTCCGGACGACGTGAGGTTCCAGAAGATTGTCCAGGTGTTGGATGAGGACAGGGATGGGCGGATCGAACTTGTCCATGCCATGAAG GTGATTGAATTGCTAGGAAAGGACAACATGAAATTGAATCCTAAACAGGTGTCTGAAGTGACACGCCTCGTCCAAGAGGAGTTAATGCGAGAGGAAAAAGAGACACTGAAAGATAAGGCAGAGACATTGAAAGACAAAGCAGAGACTTTCAAAACAGAAGAGCTCCAATCCAAGGGAGATCAATCTGCAGAGAAAAGCACTGATTCAGAcaaaaagaaagagaaacaGACATAA